A window of Streptomyces caniferus contains these coding sequences:
- a CDS encoding alpha/beta hydrolase produces the protein MAQQALPVREARLGKPLGTAGKEGAREALRWRGGGARSTGREVSGVALLLPGGVPTGVRRPSPVAALAVRPLAVRLAKAGRPEGLTAHVVRYRCSGWNGPDAHPARDAAWALDEVVRRYGDVPVCLVGTGMGARAALHAAGHPAVNSVLALAPWLPGPGEDDERPDPVKQLIGRQVLLVHGTNDERTDPDLSYRYAERAKKVNRDTCRFEVHSDGHSLHQHRTEVLSLAADFMLGSLFTRDYSRPVKDALAAPPPLGLRMPLAAGFGASLRH, from the coding sequence ATGGCTCAGCAAGCACTGCCGGTGCGCGAGGCCCGGCTGGGAAAACCGCTGGGAACGGCCGGCAAGGAGGGAGCGCGCGAGGCGCTCCGGTGGCGGGGTGGCGGCGCGCGGAGCACCGGCCGGGAGGTGAGCGGGGTCGCGCTTTTACTGCCCGGGGGCGTGCCGACCGGGGTGCGGCGGCCGTCGCCGGTGGCGGCACTGGCGGTGCGGCCACTGGCGGTCCGGCTGGCGAAGGCGGGACGCCCTGAGGGCCTGACGGCCCATGTCGTCCGCTACCGCTGCAGCGGCTGGAACGGCCCCGACGCCCATCCGGCACGGGACGCGGCCTGGGCCCTCGACGAGGTGGTCCGCCGCTACGGCGATGTCCCGGTCTGCCTCGTCGGCACGGGCATGGGCGCCCGCGCCGCCCTGCACGCCGCGGGCCACCCCGCCGTCAACTCCGTACTGGCGCTGGCCCCTTGGCTGCCCGGCCCCGGCGAGGACGACGAGCGGCCCGACCCGGTGAAACAGCTCATCGGCCGACAGGTCCTGCTGGTCCACGGCACGAACGACGAACGCACCGATCCCGATCTGTCCTACCGCTACGCCGAACGCGCCAAGAAGGTCAACCGCGACACCTGCCGCTTCGAGGTCCACTCCGACGGCCACTCCCTGCACCAGCACCGCACCGAAGTCCTCTCCCTGGCCGCCGACTTCATGCTCGGCTCCCTCTTCACCCGCGACTACTCCAGACCCGTCAAGGACGCCCTGGCCGCCCCACCACCCCTGGGCCTGCGCATGCCCCTCGCCGCGGGCTTCGGGGCGTCGCTGCGGCACTGA
- a CDS encoding LysR family transcriptional regulator, with protein sequence MHRNAIIDAVTHDPRSQGPLLQGRDRKESAAAPRAGAEAREPAELGGDSWAAVLAPRLAQFTAVARHEHVTRAAQELGMPQPTLSRALVRLEDDLGVALFARHGRTLALTPAGRAFLASTERALTDLERATESVRADVDPAAGKVAFGFLHTMGSETVPGLIRSFRADHPRVRFQLVQNYGEAMIERLRAGDLDLCLTSPVPDYPDLVARRLDEQKLRLVVPDDHALAARKRVRLAEAAGELFVTLEPGYGLRRITDALCAEAGFTPRVAFEGEEAETLRGLVAAGLGVALLPPPAVPRPGVAELTVTAPRAVREIGVAWLDGHPDTPPVAAFKKFLLSRRGKLLPR encoded by the coding sequence ATGCATAGAAACGCCATAATCGATGCTGTGACACATGATCCCAGGTCGCAAGGGCCGCTGTTGCAAGGTCGCGACAGAAAAGAGAGTGCCGCAGCGCCGCGGGCCGGTGCGGAGGCGAGGGAGCCGGCCGAGCTCGGAGGCGACTCCTGGGCGGCGGTCCTCGCCCCGCGGCTCGCCCAGTTCACCGCCGTCGCCCGGCACGAACACGTCACCCGCGCCGCGCAGGAGCTCGGCATGCCGCAGCCGACGCTCAGCCGCGCCCTCGTCCGCCTGGAGGACGACCTCGGCGTCGCCCTCTTCGCCCGGCACGGCCGCACCTTGGCCCTCACCCCGGCCGGCCGCGCCTTTCTCGCCTCCACCGAGCGGGCGCTGACGGATCTGGAGCGGGCAACGGAGTCCGTACGGGCCGATGTCGACCCCGCCGCCGGGAAGGTGGCGTTCGGCTTTCTGCACACCATGGGCTCGGAGACCGTGCCCGGCCTCATCCGCAGCTTCCGCGCCGACCACCCGCGCGTCCGCTTCCAGCTCGTCCAGAACTACGGCGAGGCCATGATCGAACGCCTCCGCGCCGGCGACCTCGACCTGTGCCTGACCTCGCCGGTCCCGGACTACCCGGACCTGGTCGCCCGCCGGCTCGACGAACAGAAGCTGCGCCTCGTCGTCCCGGACGACCATGCGCTGGCCGCCCGCAAGCGGGTCCGGCTCGCGGAGGCCGCCGGCGAGCTCTTCGTCACCCTCGAACCCGGCTACGGGCTGCGCCGGATCACCGACGCGCTGTGCGCCGAGGCGGGCTTCACCCCACGGGTCGCCTTCGAGGGCGAGGAGGCCGAGACCCTGCGCGGCCTGGTCGCGGCCGGCCTCGGCGTGGCCCTGCTGCCCCCGCCCGCCGTGCCCCGCCCCGGAGTCGCCGAACTGACGGTGACGGCCCCCCGCGCCGTCCGCGAGATCGGCGTCGCCTGGCTGGACGGCCATCCGGACACCCCACCGGTAGCCGCCTTCAAGAAGTTCCTCCTCAGCCGCCGGGGGAAGCTGCTGCCGAGGTGA
- a CDS encoding MFS transporter produces MPPADTGASVIDRAAASPQSSTDSSPSAAPDPESGKLRPGGPGYRRMSFALFAAGIATFALLYSTQALLPAISTDLGVSPDQASWTVSAATFGLALGVIPLSAVSERFGRRTLMTVSLSVAALIAMAVPFAPSLGALIALRGIQGVALAGLPASAMAFLAEEVRAKALVAAIGLFVAGNSIGGMSGRIVTGWVAQAWGWRAALAAVGVLAVVCAVTFRLLVPKARHFAPRSVGPRALARTLGGHLADPLLRRLYAIGGLFMTVFGAVYTVIGYRLVSEPFNLPQGIVGSIFVVYLVGTVSSAAAGKLVARTGRRGALYLAVGTTSTGLLLSLSDSVYSVLAGLVLITAGFFAGHAVASSSVSRTAKTARAQASALYQCAYYVGSSLGGALGAAAFHAVGWEGTVLLGLAAMVGAASITLYATRKAVAERRLLHLEKAA; encoded by the coding sequence ATGCCTCCCGCTGATACCGGGGCGTCCGTCATCGACCGTGCGGCCGCCTCTCCCCAGTCGTCCACTGACTCTTCTCCTTCCGCCGCTCCCGACCCCGAGTCGGGCAAGCTGCGGCCGGGCGGCCCCGGCTACCGCCGGATGAGCTTCGCCCTCTTCGCCGCCGGGATCGCGACCTTCGCACTCCTCTACTCCACGCAGGCGCTGCTGCCCGCGATCTCCACCGACCTCGGGGTCAGCCCGGACCAGGCGAGCTGGACGGTGTCCGCGGCCACCTTCGGCCTGGCCCTCGGTGTGATCCCGCTGAGCGCGGTGTCCGAGCGCTTCGGCCGGCGCACGCTGATGACGGTGTCCCTCTCCGTCGCCGCGTTGATCGCCATGGCGGTGCCGTTCGCCCCGTCGCTCGGTGCGCTGATCGCGCTGCGCGGCATCCAGGGCGTCGCGCTGGCCGGGCTGCCGGCGTCGGCGATGGCCTTCCTGGCCGAGGAGGTGCGCGCCAAGGCGCTGGTGGCGGCCATCGGACTGTTCGTGGCGGGCAACAGCATCGGCGGCATGTCGGGCCGGATCGTGACCGGCTGGGTCGCCCAGGCGTGGGGCTGGCGGGCCGCGCTGGCCGCGGTGGGTGTCCTGGCCGTGGTGTGCGCGGTGACGTTCCGGCTGCTGGTTCCCAAGGCCCGGCACTTCGCGCCGCGTTCGGTGGGCCCGCGGGCGCTGGCCCGCACGCTCGGCGGCCACCTCGCCGACCCGCTGCTGCGCCGCCTGTACGCCATCGGCGGGCTGTTCATGACGGTCTTCGGCGCGGTCTACACGGTCATCGGCTACCGCCTGGTGTCCGAGCCGTTCAACCTCCCGCAGGGCATCGTCGGTTCGATCTTCGTGGTCTACCTGGTCGGTACGGTCTCCTCGGCCGCGGCCGGGAAGCTGGTCGCCCGCACGGGCCGCCGCGGCGCGCTCTACCTGGCCGTCGGCACCACTTCCACGGGCCTGCTGCTCTCCCTCTCCGACTCCGTCTACTCGGTGCTGGCAGGCCTCGTCCTGATCACCGCGGGCTTCTTCGCGGGCCACGCGGTCGCCTCGTCCTCGGTCAGCCGCACCGCCAAGACGGCCCGCGCCCAGGCGTCGGCGCTGTACCAGTGCGCGTACTACGTCGGCAGCAGCCTGGGCGGTGCGCTCGGCGCCGCCGCCTTCCACGCCGTCGGCTGGGAGGGCACCGTCCTCCTGGGCCTCGCCGCGATGGTGGGCGCCGCCTCGATCACCCTCTACGCCACCCGCAAGGCCGTGGCCGAACGCCGCCTGCTCCACCTGGAGAAGGCCGCGTAA
- a CDS encoding DUF7489 domain-containing protein, translated as MFTSRKAGQDDAWEGVVLNKSRGMLDGSNMYHSVEVRLAEGEAVKVRISRRLWKSVAVGDRIVKRPGADPVRE; from the coding sequence ATGTTCACATCTCGCAAAGCCGGACAAGACGACGCCTGGGAAGGCGTCGTCCTCAACAAGTCGCGGGGCATGCTCGACGGCTCGAACATGTACCACTCCGTCGAGGTCCGCCTTGCCGAGGGCGAAGCGGTGAAGGTCCGGATCAGCCGCCGGCTCTGGAAGTCGGTCGCGGTCGGCGACCGGATCGTCAAGCGCCCCGGCGCCGACCCTGTCAGGGAGTAG
- a CDS encoding thymidine phosphorylase, which produces MDVISVIRTKRDRGELTADQIAWVIGAYTRGEVAHEQMSSLAMAIFLNGMNRTEIARWTAAMIASGERMDFSSLPRPTADKHSTGGVGDKITLPLAPLVAACGAAVPQLSGRGLGHTGGTLDKLESIPGWRATLSNTEMLDVLRDVGSVICAAGDGLAPADKKLYALRDVTGTVESIPLIASSIMSKKIAEGTGSLVLDVKVGSGAFMKDLANARELASTMVELGTDHGVKTVALLTDMATPLGLTAGNALEVRESVEVLAGGGPQDVVDLTLALAREMLDAAGLKDADPAKALADGSAMDHWRRMISAQGGDPDAALPVAREQHVVTASSSGTLTTLDAYAVGLAAWRLGAGRARKEDPVQAGAGIEMHAKPGDTVTAGQPLLTLHTDTPEKLPYALEALDGGVLVGPRDAAFAATPVVLERIA; this is translated from the coding sequence ATGGACGTCATCTCCGTCATCCGTACCAAGCGCGACCGCGGCGAGCTGACCGCCGATCAGATCGCCTGGGTGATCGGCGCCTACACCCGCGGCGAGGTCGCCCACGAGCAGATGTCGTCCCTCGCGATGGCCATCTTCCTCAACGGTATGAACCGCACGGAGATCGCCCGCTGGACGGCCGCGATGATCGCCTCCGGCGAGCGCATGGACTTCTCCTCGCTGCCCCGCCCCACCGCCGACAAGCACTCCACCGGCGGCGTCGGCGACAAGATCACCCTCCCGCTCGCCCCGCTCGTCGCCGCCTGCGGCGCGGCCGTCCCGCAGCTCTCCGGCCGCGGCCTCGGCCACACCGGCGGCACCCTCGACAAGCTGGAGTCCATCCCCGGCTGGCGCGCGACGCTCTCCAACACCGAGATGCTGGACGTCCTGCGCGACGTCGGCTCGGTCATCTGCGCCGCCGGCGACGGCCTGGCCCCCGCCGACAAGAAGCTCTACGCGCTCCGCGACGTCACCGGCACCGTCGAGTCCATCCCGCTGATCGCCTCCTCCATCATGTCCAAGAAGATCGCCGAGGGCACCGGCTCCCTCGTCCTGGACGTCAAGGTCGGCTCCGGCGCCTTCATGAAGGACCTCGCCAACGCCCGCGAACTGGCCTCCACCATGGTCGAGCTGGGCACCGACCACGGCGTGAAGACCGTCGCCCTGCTCACCGACATGGCCACCCCGCTCGGTCTGACCGCGGGCAACGCCCTCGAAGTCCGCGAATCCGTGGAGGTCCTGGCCGGCGGCGGCCCCCAGGACGTCGTCGACCTCACCCTCGCCCTGGCCCGCGAGATGCTCGACGCGGCCGGCCTCAAGGATGCCGACCCGGCCAAGGCGCTCGCCGACGGCTCCGCCATGGACCACTGGCGCCGCATGATCAGCGCCCAGGGCGGCGACCCCGACGCGGCCCTCCCGGTCGCCCGCGAACAGCATGTCGTCACCGCCTCCTCCTCCGGCACCCTCACCACCCTCGACGCCTACGCCGTCGGCCTCGCCGCCTGGCGCCTGGGCGCCGGCCGCGCCCGCAAGGAGGACCCGGTCCAGGCCGGCGCCGGCATCGAGATGCACGCCAAGCCCGGCGACACGGTCACCGCCGGCCAGCCCCTGCTGACCCTGCACACCGACACCCCCGAAAAGCTCCCCTACGCCCTGGAGGCCCTCGACGGCGGCGTCCTCGTCGGCCCCCGGGACGCGGCCTTCGCCGCCACCCCGGTGGTGCTGGAACGCATCGCCTGA
- a CDS encoding methyltransferase domain-containing protein, whose amino-acid sequence MTNILDDEQCLIRARVSLTQQIDRGSVVLSAQLAGAFLNVPRHPFVPVFYRREGERFIPWRITDGDGEGWLDAVYTDDSLITEVDGVHAEEADPGGVTGVPTSSSTAPSLMADMLDALDVNEGDEVYEAGAGSGYNAAMLCHLAGDKHVTTVDRSDVLTALARERLNGLGFDPLVLHGDGARDVPPDARYDRIIATASVRRIPPSWLDHCRVGGILVIPVKGTLAGGMIARLTKLPDGTAVGRILHTPAAFMPFKSGSEDEAQAPEIRDRPCRDAELSGQALDDWTFSFFAQLHMPQGLIRTYGRSDDGLHVTTLYDPADGSATRVEDMPEGMSLVTSTGPRDLWAPMEAAHQLWRRLNRPRREWFTIEATTAEQTVTYTAPNGQIHRWTL is encoded by the coding sequence GTGACGAACATCCTCGACGATGAACAGTGCTTGATCCGGGCACGTGTCTCGCTCACCCAGCAGATCGACCGTGGAAGCGTGGTGCTGTCGGCCCAGCTGGCGGGGGCGTTTCTCAACGTCCCCCGGCATCCGTTCGTCCCCGTCTTCTACCGCCGCGAGGGCGAACGGTTCATCCCCTGGCGGATCACCGACGGCGACGGGGAGGGCTGGCTCGACGCCGTGTACACGGACGACTCCCTCATCACCGAAGTGGACGGCGTACACGCCGAGGAAGCCGACCCCGGCGGAGTGACCGGTGTACCGACGTCATCCTCGACCGCGCCGAGCCTCATGGCGGACATGCTCGATGCCCTCGACGTGAACGAAGGGGACGAGGTGTACGAGGCGGGTGCCGGCAGCGGTTACAACGCTGCGATGCTCTGCCACCTCGCTGGTGACAAGCACGTCACCACCGTGGACCGCTCCGACGTCCTCACGGCCTTGGCCCGCGAACGGCTCAACGGCCTCGGCTTCGACCCGCTCGTGCTCCACGGCGACGGTGCACGGGATGTTCCGCCCGATGCGAGGTACGACCGCATCATCGCCACGGCCTCTGTACGACGCATCCCACCCTCGTGGCTGGATCATTGCCGCGTCGGCGGCATCCTGGTCATCCCTGTCAAGGGCACGCTCGCCGGCGGAATGATCGCCCGACTCACGAAGTTGCCGGACGGGACGGCGGTCGGCCGCATTCTGCACACACCCGCCGCCTTCATGCCCTTCAAGAGCGGTTCCGAGGATGAGGCGCAGGCACCAGAGATCCGCGACCGCCCATGTCGTGACGCCGAGCTTTCCGGGCAGGCGCTGGATGACTGGACGTTCTCTTTCTTCGCCCAGCTGCACATGCCCCAGGGCCTCATCCGCACATACGGCCGGAGCGACGACGGCCTGCACGTGACGACGCTGTACGACCCGGCGGATGGCTCGGCCACGCGCGTCGAGGACATGCCCGAGGGGATGTCCCTGGTGACCTCCACCGGCCCGCGCGACCTGTGGGCACCGATGGAGGCAGCCCACCAGCTTTGGCGGCGGCTCAACCGACCGCGACGCGAGTGGTTCACCATCGAAGCCACCACCGCCGAGCAGACCGTGACCTACACGGCACCGAACGGGCAGATACACCGCTGGACGCTGTAG
- the tgmB gene encoding ATP-grasp ribosomal peptide maturase produces the protein MTGAGHVLILAGRFDPTCDLVVEELNRRAVPVFRADTAEFPLRLALAACLNGNRWHGTLKNDRRTLDLGSVRSVYYRRPTRPKFPEQMTVEARKVAETEARWGFGGLLTALPCRWLPPPGREADAEYKPLQLRIAADVGLSVPRTLITNDPVAAQDFADSLGGPLVYKPFFHVRGTVRGQTAAVYATIVAPEDLPHADISTTAHMFQEWVPKAYEARLTVVNGQIFAAEIHADSDAGHIDWRSDYDSHTYKICDPPPEVAAGVLQMLDRLGLPYGAFDFVVTPEGQWRFLEVNPSGQYGFIEQATGLPITGAICDYLEGTGQ, from the coding sequence ATGACGGGTGCCGGGCACGTTCTCATCCTGGCGGGTCGCTTCGACCCGACCTGCGATCTGGTGGTTGAGGAGCTGAACCGGCGCGCCGTGCCCGTCTTCCGGGCCGATACGGCTGAGTTCCCGTTGAGGCTCGCGCTTGCCGCGTGCCTCAACGGGAACCGCTGGCACGGCACGCTGAAAAACGACCGCCGCACCCTCGACCTCGGGTCGGTCCGCTCCGTCTACTACCGTCGCCCGACCCGTCCGAAGTTTCCCGAGCAGATGACCGTCGAAGCCCGCAAGGTCGCCGAGACGGAGGCCCGGTGGGGCTTCGGTGGACTGCTGACGGCATTGCCGTGCCGATGGCTGCCCCCACCGGGAAGGGAGGCGGATGCCGAGTACAAGCCGCTGCAACTGCGCATCGCGGCCGACGTGGGACTGAGCGTTCCCCGCACCCTCATCACCAACGACCCGGTTGCGGCACAGGACTTCGCCGACTCCCTCGGCGGCCCCCTCGTGTACAAGCCTTTCTTCCATGTGCGTGGCACGGTACGCGGGCAGACTGCTGCCGTGTACGCGACCATCGTCGCCCCCGAGGACCTGCCTCACGCGGACATCTCCACCACCGCCCACATGTTCCAAGAGTGGGTACCCAAGGCGTACGAGGCGCGGTTGACCGTCGTGAACGGCCAGATCTTCGCGGCCGAGATCCATGCCGATTCGGACGCCGGCCACATCGACTGGCGCAGCGATTACGACAGCCATACCTACAAGATCTGTGACCCGCCGCCCGAGGTGGCCGCCGGAGTGCTGCAAATGCTGGACCGGCTCGGCCTGCCGTACGGCGCGTTCGACTTCGTGGTGACGCCGGAGGGGCAATGGCGATTCCTGGAGGTGAACCCGAGCGGACAGTACGGGTTCATCGAGCAGGCGACCGGACTACCGATCACGGGTGCGATCTGTGACTACTTGGAAGGGACCGGCCAGTGA
- the tgmA gene encoding putative ATP-grasp-modified RiPP: protein MPTPVEERRPAGRLLDAPELRLPLSTDGSASLPELSDHEGPAPFAFRFLTPVAATGGILPSDVAYDEESQTGVYEDMPPGVYMTKNPPKTYGPTAPTGQMDAPDDPGPSDD, encoded by the coding sequence ATGCCCACCCCAGTTGAGGAACGTCGTCCTGCCGGGCGGTTGCTCGACGCCCCGGAACTGCGGCTCCCGTTGAGCACCGACGGGTCCGCGTCCCTGCCGGAGCTGTCGGACCATGAGGGACCGGCTCCGTTCGCGTTCCGTTTCCTCACCCCCGTCGCGGCCACGGGCGGCATCCTGCCGAGCGATGTCGCGTACGACGAGGAGTCACAGACCGGCGTCTACGAGGACATGCCGCCGGGCGTCTACATGACCAAGAATCCACCGAAGACCTACGGGCCGACGGCGCCCACGGGTCAGATGGACGCGCCGGACGACCCCGGACCGAGCGACGACTGA
- a CDS encoding GNAT family N-acetyltransferase, whose translation MTVPEAITVAPLDGPAAARSEPAFRLVYAEVFAEEPYEESPESVAATFRRFRSQVRKSTFRAALAQTAGGEPVGVAYGYPLSPTTGWWDRLITPAPADLRREDGQRTFGLMEFAVRAPWRRLGIGRRLHEALLVEGNEERVILNALPDARAAQTAYRSWGYRKVGEAHPWEGAALHDVMVLQLR comes from the coding sequence ATGACTGTGCCGGAGGCGATCACCGTTGCCCCCTTGGACGGCCCGGCGGCCGCGCGGTCCGAGCCCGCGTTCAGGCTCGTCTACGCCGAGGTCTTCGCCGAGGAACCGTACGAGGAATCCCCGGAATCGGTAGCGGCGACGTTCCGCCGTTTCCGCTCCCAGGTCCGCAAATCCACCTTCCGTGCTGCCCTTGCCCAGACCGCCGGTGGTGAACCAGTAGGCGTCGCGTACGGCTATCCGCTCAGCCCCACGACCGGTTGGTGGGACCGCCTGATCACCCCTGCCCCGGCCGATCTCAGGCGCGAGGACGGGCAACGCACATTCGGGCTGATGGAGTTCGCGGTACGGGCACCCTGGCGTCGGCTCGGGATCGGTCGGCGGCTGCACGAGGCGCTGCTCGTGGAAGGCAACGAAGAGCGCGTGATTCTCAATGCGCTACCGGACGCCAGGGCAGCGCAAACGGCTTACCGATCCTGGGGATACCGCAAGGTGGGTGAGGCTCACCCCTGGGAGGGCGCGGCGCTCCATGACGTGATGGTGCTCCAACTGCGTTGA
- the cutA gene encoding divalent-cation tolerance protein CutA, which yields MTDFLQVSTATETREAAVKLAQSVVSARLAAGAQIVGPVGSVFWHQGEFGSGEEWQLLIKVRADRYDEVEKHLLEHHPWRNPEVSAVRIVAGAEAYLHWLETTTAPD from the coding sequence ATGACTGACTTTCTTCAGGTGTCCACCGCAACGGAGACCCGCGAAGCGGCTGTGAAGCTGGCGCAGTCGGTCGTCTCCGCACGGCTCGCAGCCGGAGCGCAGATCGTCGGGCCGGTCGGGTCCGTGTTCTGGCACCAGGGCGAGTTCGGCTCGGGCGAGGAATGGCAGCTTCTCATTAAGGTCCGTGCGGACCGGTACGACGAGGTCGAGAAGCATCTGCTGGAGCACCACCCGTGGCGGAATCCGGAGGTGTCCGCTGTCCGGATTGTCGCGGGGGCGGAGGCGTATCTCCACTGGCTGGAGACGACAACGGCACCGGACTGA
- a CDS encoding cytidine deaminase has product MTPPVPVDWTALRAQARDAMSRAYAPYSGYPVGAAALVDDGRTVTGCNVENASYGLALCAECGLVSELFAGRPDSAGPDPRLTAFTCVDGAGELLVPCGRCRQLLYEHGGPELLVDTAAGIRPLAELLPDAFGPGHLRG; this is encoded by the coding sequence ATGACACCACCGGTGCCGGTCGACTGGACCGCACTGCGCGCGCAGGCCCGGGACGCGATGTCCCGGGCCTACGCCCCTTATTCCGGCTATCCCGTCGGCGCCGCCGCCCTCGTGGACGACGGCCGCACGGTCACCGGCTGCAACGTCGAGAACGCCTCGTACGGCCTCGCCCTCTGCGCCGAATGCGGCCTGGTCTCCGAGCTGTTCGCCGGCCGCCCCGACAGCGCCGGCCCGGACCCCCGCCTGACCGCCTTCACCTGCGTCGACGGCGCGGGCGAGCTGCTCGTCCCGTGCGGCCGCTGCCGCCAGCTCCTGTACGAGCACGGCGGCCCCGAGCTCCTCGTCGACACGGCGGCCGGCATCCGGCCGCTGGCCGAGCTGCTGCCGGATGCGTTCGGGCCGGGGCATTTGAGGGGGTGA